The following coding sequences are from one Kwoniella dendrophila CBS 6074 chromosome 8, complete sequence window:
- a CDS encoding biotin synthase, producing MTGLATKALRPSVVAPLIRGTRGHAVAVDPPYLPPNPSQQSSTATQSRPRYVDGDVRHDWRRSEIQKIFDAPLMESIYRAATVHRMHQDASRIQLCTLMNIKTGGCTEDCKYCSQSSSYKTPTKASRLIDIEPVLKAAREAKANGSTRFCMGAAWRDLAGKKSGFEKILKMVSEVRGMGMEVCTTLGMLSPEQAIRLKKAGLSAYNHNLDTSREFYPEVITSRTYDERLATIEAVRDAGISVCSGGILGLGEQDEDRVGLIHEISRLPQHPESFPVNTLVPIEGTPLEKNDPVGVHTVLRTIATARIVMPKTIIRLAAGRHTFSETEQAMAFMAGANAIFTGERMLTTPCSGWDEDKAMLGRWGLRGQRSFEDHESVSTPMMTKEQQALHGVSY from the exons ATGACAGGTTTAGCAACAAAAGCACTTCGACCTTCGGTTGTAGCACCATTAATAAGGGGTACAAGAGGACATGCAGTAGCTGTTGATCCACCTTACCTTCCACCTAATCCTTCGCAGCAATCTTCAACAGCGACTCAGTCAAGACCTAGAtatgttgatggtgatgtaagACATGACTGGAGAAGATcagaaattcaaaagatcTTCGATGCTCCGTTGATGGAAAGTATTTATCGAGCT GCAACTGTACATCGAATGCATCAAGACGCTTCAAGAATACAACTATGTACTTTGATGAACAtcaaaa CCGGTGGATGCACAGAAGATTGTAAATATTGttcacaatcatcatcatataaaaCACCAACAAAAGCATCAAGATTAATTGACATAGAACCCGTATTGAAAGCTGCAAGAGAAGCAAAAGCTAATGGAAGTACAAGATTTTGTATGGGTGCTGCATGGAGAGACTTAGCAGGTAAAAAAAGTGGGTTTGAAAAAATTTTGAAGATGGTATCTGAAGTTAGAGGAATGGGTATGGAAG TATGTACAACTTTAGGTATGCTTTCACCTGAACAAGCCATAAGATTGAAAAAAGCCGGTTTAAGTGCATATAATCATAATCTCGATACATCACGAGAATTCTATCCAGAG GTCATTACATCTCGTACATATGATGAACGATTGGCAACTATTGAAGCTGTACGAGATGCTGGTATATCAGTTTGTTCAGGTGGTATCTTAGGTTTAGgagaacaagatgaagatagagTAGGATTGATTCACGAAATCTCAAG ATTGCCACAACATCCCGAATCTTTCCCCGTTAACACTCTTGTCCCTATCGAAGGAACCCCATTAGAAAAGAACGAC CCCGTCGGTGTACACACCGTTCTTCGGACCATCGCTACTGCCCGTATAGTAATGCCTAAAACCATCATTCGATTGGCAGCTGGTCGACATACCTTCTCAGAAACTGAACAAGCCATG GCATTCATGGCAGGGGCTAACGCAATCTTCACTGGTGAACGAATGCTTACTACACCATGTTCAGGTTGGGACGAAGATAAAGCTATGTTAGGTAGATGGGGTTTGAGAGGTCAaagatcatttgaagatCACGAATCTGTTTCAACACCAATGATGACCAAAGAACAACAAGCTTTACATGGTGTTAGTTactaa